The following nucleotide sequence is from Pseudonocardia abyssalis.
GCTCGGCCAGGCCGAGTCGGTGTTCGCGCTGTCCAACGGTCACATCGGCCTGCGCGGCAACCTCGACGAGGGAGAGCCGCACGAGACGCCGGGCACCTACCTCAACTCGTTCTACGAGAAGCGCCCGCTGCCCTACGCGGAGGGCGGCTACGGCTACCCGGAGTCCGGGCAGACGATCATCAACGTCACCAACGGCAAGCTGATCCGGCTGCTGGTGGAGGACGAGCCGCTCGACCTGCGCTACGGCTCGGTGCACCGCCACGAGCGCGTGCTCGACCTGCAGGCGGGCACGCTGACCCGCGAGGTCGAGTGGGAGTCCCCGGCGGGGCGCGTGGTGACGCTGCGCACCGAGCGGCTGGTCTCGCTCACCCAGCGCGCGATCGCCGCGATCCGCTACGAGGTCGAGGTGCACGACGCGCCCGCCCTGCTCGTGGTGCAGTCGGAGCTGGTGGCCAACGAGGCCCTGCCCGCCCGCGACGACGACGACCCGCGCGTCGAGGCCGCGATGACCGACCCGCTGGTCGCCGAGCAGCACCGCCACGGCGACACCAGCGCCACGCTGGTGCACCAGACCCGCGCGTCGGGGCTGCGGGTGGCCGCGGCGATGGACCACGAGGTGCAGGGTCCCGAGGGCCTGCAGATCTCCTCCGAGGCCCACCCGGACGTCGCCCGCACCACCGTCATCTCCCGGCTCAAGCCGGGGGAGAAGCTGACCGTCGTCAAGTACCTGGCCTACGGCTGGTCCTCGCGCCGGTCGCTGTCGGCGGTGCACGACCAGGTGCGGGCCGCCCTCGCCGCCGCCCGCTACACCGGATGGCAGGGCCTGCTCGACGAGCAGCGCACCTACCTCGACGACTTCTGGCTCACCGCCGACATCGAGATCGACGGCGACGCCGAGCTGCAGCAGGCCGTCCGGGTGGCGATCTTCCACGTGCTGCAGGCCGGGGCGCGGGCCGAGCGGCGCTGCATCGGGGCGAAGGGCCTGACCGGCCCCGGCTACGACGGACACACCTTCTGGGACACCGAGACGTTCTGCCTGCAGCTGCTCAGCCACGTCGCACCGGAGGCGGCCGCCGACGCGCTGCGCTGGCGGCAGTCGATCATCCCGCTGGCCAAGGAGCGCGCTGAGCAGCTGGGACTCAAGGGCGCCGCGTTCCCGTGGCGCACGATCCGCGGCCACGAGTGCTCGGGCTACTGGCCGGCCGGCACCGCGGCGTTCCACCTCAACGCCGACATCGCCGACGCCGTGCGCCGCCACGTCGCGGCCACCGGCGACATCGAGTTCGAGCGCGAGGTCGGGCTCGAGCTGCTGGTGGAGACCGCGCGGCTGTGGCGCTCGCTGGGGCACCACGACTCGGCCGGGCAGTTCCGGATCGACGGCGTCACCGGCCCCGACGAGTACACCGCGATCGTCGACAACAACGTCTACACCAACCTCATGGCGCAGCTGAACCTGCGCGTCGCCGCCGACACCGCGGCCCGGCACTCCCGGGCGGCGGCGAAGCTCGGCGTCAACGCGGAGGAGATGGCGAGCTGGCGCGACGCCGCGACGTCGATGCGGATCCCCTACGACGAGACGCTCGGCGTGCACCCGCAGTCGGAGGGCTTCACCGACCACCAGGTGTGGGACTTCGAGAACACCAAGCCCGACATGTACCCGCTGCTGCTCAACGTGCCGTACTTCGACCTGTACCGGAAGCAGGTCTCCAAGCAGGCCGACCTCGTGCTGGCCATGCAGCTGCGCCCCGACGCGTTCACCCCCGACCAGGTGGAGCGCAACTTCGCCTACTACGAGGCGATCACGGTCCGCGACTCGTCGCTCTCGGCGTGCACCCAGGCCGTGATGGCCGCCCGGACCGGGCACCTGGACCTCGCGTTCGACTACCTCGCGGAGTCGGCCCTGGTCGACCTGCAGGACCTCGCGGGCAACTCCGACCACGGCGTGCACATCGCGTCGATGGCGGGCACCTGGATCGCGGTCGTGCAGGGCTTCGGCGGGATGCAGTGCGACTCCGCCGGGCTGCGGTTCGCCCCGCGGCTGCCCGCGGCGCTGACCCGCATCTCGTTCGGGCTCAAGTGGCAGGGCCGCCAGATCCGCGTCGAGATCACCCCGGACGGCACGGAGTACCAGCTCGTCAGCGGCCCTCCGATGCGCCTGACCCACCACGGTGACGCGCTCGCGCTGGCCGAGGACCCGGTGCTGCGCGCCAACCCGGACGCGCCGCGC
It contains:
- a CDS encoding glycoside hydrolase family 65 protein encodes the protein MSPDPSRAFTVEPWVVREPNLDLAALGQAESVFALSNGHIGLRGNLDEGEPHETPGTYLNSFYEKRPLPYAEGGYGYPESGQTIINVTNGKLIRLLVEDEPLDLRYGSVHRHERVLDLQAGTLTREVEWESPAGRVVTLRTERLVSLTQRAIAAIRYEVEVHDAPALLVVQSELVANEALPARDDDDPRVEAAMTDPLVAEQHRHGDTSATLVHQTRASGLRVAAAMDHEVQGPEGLQISSEAHPDVARTTVISRLKPGEKLTVVKYLAYGWSSRRSLSAVHDQVRAALAAARYTGWQGLLDEQRTYLDDFWLTADIEIDGDAELQQAVRVAIFHVLQAGARAERRCIGAKGLTGPGYDGHTFWDTETFCLQLLSHVAPEAAADALRWRQSIIPLAKERAEQLGLKGAAFPWRTIRGHECSGYWPAGTAAFHLNADIADAVRRHVAATGDIEFEREVGLELLVETARLWRSLGHHDSAGQFRIDGVTGPDEYTAIVDNNVYTNLMAQLNLRVAADTAARHSRAAAKLGVNAEEMASWRDAATSMRIPYDETLGVHPQSEGFTDHQVWDFENTKPDMYPLLLNVPYFDLYRKQVSKQADLVLAMQLRPDAFTPDQVERNFAYYEAITVRDSSLSACTQAVMAARTGHLDLAFDYLAESALVDLQDLAGNSDHGVHIASMAGTWIAVVQGFGGMQCDSAGLRFAPRLPAALTRISFGLKWQGRQIRVEITPDGTEYQLVSGPPMRLTHHGDALALAEDPVLRANPDAPRVEPVEQPFGRAPKARHPGG